The Mixta hanseatica genome includes a region encoding these proteins:
- a CDS encoding Cof-type HAD-IIB family hydrolase, whose protein sequence is MADIKLIAVDMDGTFLDDRKNYNRARFAEQYAELKARGIRFVVASGNQYYQLRTFFPDIAHEIAFVAENGAYIVEAGEDRFVGEFPNGDVAKIIDTLARGNYPQLNYVLCGYHSAWYFPSAPAAYIEKMRRYCYRLQPVERLDQINDRLFKFALNLSDEYVPILMADIDRHHAGVATAVTSGHGSVDLIIPGLHKAHGLALLQQRWGIANPQVVAFGDGGNDLEMLSQAGFGYAMANAPERVKAAAGYLAPTNNQQGVLEIIQQLLDGRPPFD, encoded by the coding sequence ATGGCGGATATAAAACTTATTGCGGTAGATATGGATGGCACCTTTCTTGATGACCGAAAAAATTATAATCGTGCGCGCTTTGCCGAGCAGTATGCGGAATTAAAGGCTCGCGGCATCCGATTTGTGGTCGCCAGCGGCAATCAGTACTACCAGCTGCGCACTTTTTTTCCCGATATCGCCCATGAGATCGCCTTTGTAGCGGAAAACGGTGCTTATATCGTGGAGGCGGGCGAAGATCGTTTCGTTGGTGAGTTTCCTAACGGCGATGTGGCGAAGATTATCGATACGCTGGCGCGCGGCAACTATCCGCAGCTGAATTATGTGCTTTGCGGCTATCACAGCGCCTGGTATTTCCCCTCTGCGCCTGCGGCCTATATTGAAAAGATGCGCCGCTACTGTTACCGCCTTCAGCCGGTAGAACGGCTGGATCAGATTAACGATCGCCTGTTTAAATTCGCGCTGAATCTTTCTGATGAGTATGTGCCGATCCTGATGGCGGATATCGACCGGCATCATGCTGGTGTCGCGACTGCCGTCACCAGCGGTCATGGCTCCGTTGACCTGATTATTCCCGGTTTGCATAAAGCGCACGGCCTGGCGTTGTTGCAGCAGCGCTGGGGTATCGCCAACCCGCAGGTGGTGGCGTTCGGCGACGGCGGCAACGATCTGGAGATGCTCAGCCAGGCCGGGTTTGGTTACGCTATGGCCAATGCGCCGGAACGGGTAAAGGCTGCGGCGGGATATCTGGCACCGACAAATAATCAGCAGGGCGTGCTGGAGATCATTCAGCAGTTATTGGATGGCCGCCCGCCGTTTGATTAA
- a CDS encoding iron-containing alcohol dehydrogenase, whose product MAETNVLISQTIANRQTFFGRGSLQQLLPLLQQTPQATLLFCSRSFLNSPHYAAISPALKPLLIGYEVVAHEASPDNIDRWVARWRGQVERVVAIGGGSVLDAAKAFAAVSQYPLNTLRYLEKVGDMPVSGATLPLIAIPTTAGTGSEVTQNAVVTDQADIKVKASLRHANFVPQIAILDADLLKGAPDKILACCAIDAFTHLFEAWLSAKGNLFTRQTALNGMRHFIKGWPHLNRQDQQGDEAREAMLLASWLGGLSLSMAGLGVIHGIAGELGAIKTYHHGEVCGRLLFPFLTLLDNSEHPQQQALMAELQLSLFGTPHPSPASALAQWLQQHAVFPFWLQPPTLSASEAEWIVARANNKNSLVNYSPAQQRWMLEQAWRCTD is encoded by the coding sequence GTGGCGGAAACCAATGTGCTAATCAGTCAGACAATCGCTAACCGACAAACTTTTTTTGGCCGAGGCAGCCTGCAACAATTATTACCGCTGCTTCAACAAACGCCGCAGGCGACGCTATTATTTTGCAGCCGCTCCTTTCTTAACAGCCCGCATTACGCCGCCATCAGTCCAGCGCTGAAGCCGTTGCTGATTGGCTATGAAGTAGTAGCTCACGAAGCTTCACCGGATAATATCGACCGCTGGGTCGCGCGCTGGCGCGGCCAGGTTGAGCGCGTGGTGGCGATTGGCGGCGGCAGCGTGCTGGATGCGGCCAAAGCCTTTGCCGCTGTTAGCCAGTATCCGCTGAATACCCTGCGCTATCTGGAAAAAGTGGGCGATATGCCGGTTAGCGGCGCCACGCTGCCGCTGATTGCCATCCCGACCACGGCGGGCACCGGCAGCGAAGTGACGCAAAACGCAGTAGTGACTGACCAGGCGGATATCAAGGTAAAAGCCTCGCTGCGCCACGCTAATTTTGTGCCGCAGATTGCCATTTTGGATGCCGATCTTCTTAAGGGCGCGCCGGATAAGATCCTTGCCTGCTGCGCTATCGACGCCTTTACCCATCTGTTTGAAGCCTGGCTTTCCGCCAAAGGTAACCTGTTTACCCGTCAGACCGCGCTTAACGGTATGCGGCATTTTATTAAAGGCTGGCCGCATCTTAATCGTCAGGATCAACAAGGGGACGAGGCGCGCGAGGCGATGCTACTCGCATCGTGGCTGGGAGGATTAAGCCTGAGCATGGCGGGATTAGGAGTAATTCATGGCATTGCGGGCGAACTGGGGGCGATCAAAACGTATCATCACGGCGAAGTCTGCGGTCGACTGCTGTTTCCATTTTTAACTCTACTGGATAACAGCGAGCATCCGCAGCAGCAGGCGTTAATGGCGGAGCTACAGCTGTCGCTATTCGGTACGCCCCATCCTTCCCCGGCAAGCGCGCTGGCGCAGTGGCTACAGCAACACGCGGTGTTTCCTTTCTGGCTGCAACCGCCCACGCTCAGCGCCAGCGAAGCCGAATGGATAGTGGCGCGCGCCAACAATAAAAATTCACTGGTCAATTACAGCCCGGCGCAGCAGCGCTGGATGCTGGAACAGGCCTGGCGCTGTACCGATTAA
- the gntT gene encoding gluconate transporter, producing MPLVIVAVGVALLLLLMIRFKLNGFIALILVALLVGVMQGMPVDKVIASIKTGVGSTLGSLALIMGFGAMLGKLLADCGGAQRIATTLIAKFGQRHIQWAVVLTGFTVGFALFYEVGFVLMLPLVFSIAASARVPLLYVGVPMATALSVTHGFLPPHPGPTAIATLFNADMGKTLLFGTLLAIPTVILAGPVFARFLKNIDKPIPQGLYNPKTFSEAEMPGFGVSVWTALVPVILMALRAVAEMILPKGHVLLPWAEFFGDPVMATLIAVLIGIFTFGLNRGRSMEEVMNTLTDSIKIIAMMLLIIGGGGAFKQVLVDSGVDKYIAGLMHATNLSPIFMAWSIAAVLRIALGSATVAAITAGGIVAPLIVTSGASPELMVIAVGSGSVIFSHVNDPGFWLFKEYFNLTIGETMRSWSALETIISVCGLVGCLLLSSVI from the coding sequence ATGCCATTAGTTATCGTTGCGGTCGGAGTCGCGCTGCTACTCCTGCTAATGATTCGCTTCAAGCTTAATGGATTTATCGCGCTGATTTTGGTTGCGCTGCTGGTGGGCGTGATGCAGGGCATGCCGGTCGATAAAGTAATCGCCTCCATTAAAACCGGCGTCGGCAGCACCCTGGGCAGCCTGGCGCTGATCATGGGGTTCGGCGCGATGTTAGGGAAGCTGCTGGCGGACTGCGGCGGCGCGCAGCGTATTGCGACCACGCTGATTGCGAAATTTGGCCAGCGTCATATCCAGTGGGCGGTAGTATTAACCGGCTTTACCGTAGGTTTCGCCCTGTTTTATGAAGTAGGCTTTGTGCTGATGCTGCCACTGGTTTTCAGCATCGCCGCTTCGGCGCGCGTGCCGCTGCTTTATGTGGGCGTGCCAATGGCCACCGCCTTATCGGTAACGCACGGCTTCCTGCCGCCGCACCCGGGCCCCACCGCGATCGCGACGCTGTTTAATGCTGATATGGGTAAAACGCTGCTGTTCGGCACCCTGTTAGCGATCCCGACGGTGATTCTTGCCGGTCCGGTTTTCGCGCGCTTTCTGAAAAATATCGATAAACCTATTCCGCAAGGGCTCTACAACCCTAAAACCTTTAGCGAAGCGGAAATGCCCGGTTTCGGCGTGAGTGTCTGGACGGCGCTGGTGCCGGTTATTCTGATGGCTTTGCGTGCCGTGGCGGAAATGATCCTGCCTAAAGGGCATGTTTTGCTGCCCTGGGCCGAGTTCTTTGGCGATCCGGTGATGGCCACGCTGATTGCCGTACTGATTGGGATTTTCACCTTTGGCCTTAATCGCGGCCGCAGTATGGAAGAGGTGATGAATACGCTGACCGACTCCATCAAAATTATCGCCATGATGCTGCTGATTATTGGCGGCGGCGGCGCATTTAAGCAGGTACTGGTCGACAGCGGCGTGGATAAATATATTGCCGGACTGATGCATGCTACCAACCTGTCGCCGATTTTTATGGCCTGGTCGATTGCCGCCGTGCTGCGTATCGCATTGGGATCGGCAACCGTTGCAGCGATTACCGCCGGCGGCATCGTGGCGCCGCTGATTGTTACCTCAGGCGCCAGCCCCGAGCTAATGGTAATTGCTGTGGGGTCCGGTAGCGTTATTTTCTCGCACGTTAACGATCCCGGCTTCTGGCTGTTTAAGGAGTATTTTAACCTGACTATCGGAGAAACCATGCGCTCCTGGTCGGCGTTGGAAACCATTATCTCGGTATGTGGGTTGGTGGGCTGCCTGCTGCTCTCTTCTGTTATCTAA
- the cspE gene encoding transcription antiterminator/RNA stability regulator CspE: protein MSKIKGNVKWFNESKGFGFITPEDGSKDVFVHFSAIQSNGFKTLAEGQRVEFEITDGAKGPSAANVIAL, encoded by the coding sequence ATGTCCAAGATCAAAGGTAACGTTAAGTGGTTTAATGAGTCCAAAGGATTCGGCTTCATTACTCCGGAAGATGGCAGCAAAGACGTATTCGTACACTTCTCTGCTATCCAGAGCAATGGTTTCAAAACCCTGGCCGAAGGTCAGCGCGTTGAGTTTGAAATCACTGACGGCGCAAAAGGCCCATCTGCTGCTAACGTTATCGCTCTGTAA
- a CDS encoding GNAT family N-acetyltransferase, with product MNIRAAQITDSYALISLLTELGYGHTGSLMHDRLEQLLNHPDERLLVAEDRQTVLGFLSLHFIPQLALAGDFARISYFCIAEGERSKGVGQHLLSHAEQLARERGCDRMEVHCHESRIKANQFYAREGYSESPRYRSKALASGQQ from the coding sequence ATGAATATTCGTGCAGCTCAAATAACAGACAGTTATGCCTTAATCTCTTTACTGACTGAATTAGGCTATGGGCATACCGGGAGCTTGATGCACGACCGCCTGGAGCAGTTGCTCAACCATCCGGACGAAAGGTTGTTGGTGGCGGAAGATCGGCAAACCGTACTGGGTTTTCTGTCGCTACATTTTATTCCGCAGCTGGCGCTGGCAGGCGATTTTGCCCGTATTAGCTATTTTTGTATTGCTGAAGGCGAGCGTAGCAAAGGGGTAGGACAGCATCTGCTGTCGCATGCCGAACAGCTGGCGCGTGAGCGAGGTTGCGATCGGATGGAAGTGCATTGCCATGAGTCGCGAATTAAAGCTAACCAGTTTTATGCGCGTGAAGGCTATAGCGAATCGCCGCGCTATCGCAGCAAAGCGCTGGCGTCAGGCCAACAATAA
- a CDS encoding deaminated glutathione amidase encodes MKVAMGQFAVAREWQRNAQTCIQLMQQAEQAGAALLVLPEAVIATDIQDSGLAVREAQPLDGPFVTQLLSASRQSALTTLFSVYVPDGPERAINAQIAIRDGEIIARYDKLHLYDAFEMQESKRVTAGEAIPPLLEVSGMKVGMMTCYDIRFPELARRLALDGAEVLVLPAAWVKGPLKEQHWEVLVTARALENTCYLIAVGECGPRNIGSSLIVDPLGVAIARAAEGPALVFAELDAQRIQSVRHRLPVLANRRFNRPELKV; translated from the coding sequence ATGAAAGTAGCTATGGGGCAGTTTGCGGTCGCGCGCGAATGGCAGAGAAATGCGCAAACCTGCATTCAGCTGATGCAACAGGCGGAACAGGCTGGCGCGGCGTTGTTGGTACTGCCTGAAGCGGTGATAGCGACCGATATTCAGGACTCTGGGCTGGCGGTCAGAGAGGCGCAGCCGCTGGATGGCCCGTTTGTGACTCAGCTGTTGTCAGCCAGCCGTCAAAGCGCCCTCACTACGCTATTCAGCGTTTATGTCCCGGATGGCCCTGAGCGGGCAATTAACGCGCAAATCGCGATACGCGACGGTGAAATCATCGCACGCTACGATAAGCTGCATCTGTACGATGCGTTCGAGATGCAGGAGTCAAAACGCGTTACCGCCGGCGAGGCGATTCCGCCGCTGTTGGAGGTTAGCGGCATGAAAGTGGGGATGATGACCTGCTATGACATCCGTTTTCCGGAACTGGCGCGTCGCCTGGCGCTGGACGGCGCGGAAGTGCTGGTGCTGCCCGCTGCGTGGGTCAAAGGGCCGCTGAAAGAGCAGCACTGGGAGGTATTGGTAACTGCAAGGGCGCTGGAAAACACCTGCTATCTGATTGCTGTCGGTGAATGCGGGCCACGCAATATTGGCAGCAGCCTGATTGTCGATCCGCTGGGCGTGGCGATAGCTCGTGCTGCCGAAGGCCCGGCGCTGGTGTTTGCCGAGCTGGATGCGCAGCGTATCCAAAGCGTCCGACACCGGCTGCCGGTGTTAGCTAATCGCCGGTTTAACCGTCCGGAGCTGAAAGTATAA
- the tatE gene encoding twin-arginine translocase subunit TatE gives MEGISIAKLLVIGALIVLLFGTNKLRSLGGDLGAAIKGFKKAMKDEDAAPAAKAEEMPAERVTHKE, from the coding sequence ATGGAAGGTATCAGTATTGCCAAGTTACTGGTTATCGGTGCGTTGATCGTACTGCTGTTCGGCACGAATAAACTCCGTTCGCTGGGTGGCGATTTAGGTGCCGCCATCAAAGGCTTTAAAAAAGCGATGAAGGATGAAGATGCGGCACCTGCGGCCAAAGCAGAAGAGATGCCTGCGGAGCGCGTCACCCATAAAGAGTAA
- the lipA gene encoding lipoyl synthase codes for MSKPIQMERGVKYRDADKMALIPVKTVVTERQELLRKPEWMKIKLPADSSRIQGIKAAMRKNGLHSVCEEASCPNLAECFNHGTATFMILGAICTRRCPFCDVAHGRPLTPDSNEPAKLAQTIADMGLRYVVVTSVDRDDLRDGGAQHFADCITAIREKNPTIKIETLVPDFRGRMDRALEILTATPPDVFNHNLENVPRIYRQVRPGANYEWSLKLLERFKEAHPDIPTKSGLMVGLGETNAEIIEVMRDLRRHGVTMLTLGQYLQPSRHHLPVQRYVSPAEFDEMKEEALAMGFTHAACGPFVRSSYHADLQAKGLEVK; via the coding sequence ATGAGTAAACCGATTCAGATGGAACGCGGCGTCAAATATCGCGACGCAGACAAAATGGCGTTAATCCCGGTGAAAACCGTGGTAACCGAGCGCCAGGAGTTATTGCGCAAGCCGGAATGGATGAAGATCAAACTGCCCGCCGATTCCAGCCGCATTCAGGGCATCAAAGCGGCGATGCGTAAAAACGGTCTGCACTCTGTCTGTGAAGAGGCCTCCTGCCCTAATCTTGCAGAATGTTTTAACCACGGTACCGCCACCTTTATGATCCTGGGCGCCATCTGTACCCGTCGCTGCCCCTTCTGTGACGTGGCGCATGGCCGTCCGCTTACGCCAGACAGCAATGAGCCGGCCAAGCTGGCCCAGACCATTGCCGATATGGGCCTGCGCTATGTGGTGGTGACCTCTGTCGATCGTGATGACCTGCGTGACGGCGGCGCCCAGCATTTTGCCGATTGCATCACCGCGATCCGTGAAAAAAATCCAACGATTAAAATTGAAACGCTGGTGCCTGATTTCCGCGGGCGTATGGATCGTGCGCTGGAGATCCTCACCGCAACGCCGCCGGACGTGTTTAACCATAATCTGGAAAACGTACCACGTATTTATCGTCAGGTTCGTCCCGGCGCTAACTATGAATGGTCGTTGAAGCTGTTGGAGCGCTTTAAAGAAGCGCATCCGGATATCCCCACCAAGTCGGGCTTGATGGTGGGCCTGGGCGAAACCAATGCGGAAATTATCGAAGTGATGCGCGACCTGCGTCGTCACGGTGTCACTATGCTGACACTGGGTCAGTATCTGCAGCCAAGCCGCCATCACCTGCCGGTTCAGCGCTATGTCAGCCCGGCGGAGTTTGATGAAATGAAAGAGGAAGCGCTGGCGATGGGCTTTACCCATGCCGCCTGTGGTCCTTTCGTACGTTCTTCCTATCACGCTGATTTGCAGGCGAAAGGTCTGGAAGTCAAATAA
- the lipB gene encoding lipoyl(octanoyl) transferase LipB encodes MQQPPLIVRPLGLRPWESVSLAMHQFTDSRTTDTPDELWLVEHPPVFTQGQAGKAEHVLMPGDIPVVQSDRGGQVTYHGPGQQVMYVLIDLKRRKLGVRQLVTAIEQTVVETLAHYDVTAYARPDAPGVYVDGKKICSLGLRIRQGCSFHGLALNIAMDLAPFQRINPCGYAGLEMTQLSAFHAGVTPEAVQPVLIEKFLQQVAIPSASWQPAESSDFL; translated from the coding sequence TTGCAGCAGCCTCCTCTTATTGTTCGCCCGTTGGGCCTGCGCCCGTGGGAATCTGTCTCTCTTGCCATGCATCAGTTTACCGATAGCCGCACGACCGATACGCCAGATGAGCTGTGGCTGGTAGAGCATCCGCCGGTTTTCACTCAGGGCCAGGCGGGTAAGGCGGAACATGTGCTGATGCCCGGCGATATCCCCGTCGTGCAAAGCGATCGCGGCGGTCAGGTGACCTATCATGGTCCTGGCCAGCAGGTGATGTATGTGCTCATCGATCTGAAACGCCGTAAGCTGGGCGTTCGCCAGCTGGTGACGGCTATCGAACAAACGGTGGTTGAAACGCTGGCACATTACGATGTGACGGCCTATGCGCGCCCTGATGCGCCTGGCGTCTATGTAGACGGCAAGAAAATCTGCTCGCTCGGATTGCGTATACGCCAGGGATGCTCCTTTCATGGCCTGGCCTTAAATATCGCGATGGACCTCGCGCCTTTCCAGCGGATCAATCCCTGCGGCTACGCTGGGCTGGAGATGACGCAGCTGAGCGCGTTTCATGCAGGCGTGACGCCGGAAGCGGTACAGCCGGTACTGATTGAAAAATTTTTGCAGCAGGTCGCTATTCCGTCGGCCAGCTGGCAGCCCGCAGAAAGCTCAGATTTTTTGTAA
- the ybeD gene encoding DUF493 family protein YbeD, whose translation MKTKLNELLEFPCSFTYKVMGLAQPELVDHVVEVVQRHAPGDYTPDVKPSSKGNYHSVSITINATHIEQVETLYEELGKIEIVRMVL comes from the coding sequence ATGAAAACCAAACTGAATGAACTGCTCGAATTCCCCTGCTCCTTCACCTATAAAGTGATGGGTCTGGCGCAGCCTGAGCTGGTTGATCACGTGGTGGAAGTGGTGCAGCGCCATGCGCCGGGCGATTACACGCCAGATGTCAAACCCAGCAGCAAAGGCAACTACCACTCCGTCTCTATCACCATCAATGCGACCCATATCGAGCAGGTCGAAACGCTGTATGAAGAGCTGGGTAAAATTGAAATTGTGCGTATGGTGCTGTAA
- the dacA gene encoding D-alanyl-D-alanine carboxypeptidase DacA has translation MNTLKTCHYFKRLAAGTVIALSLSQAALAEDINLKTMIPGVPDIDAEAYILIDYNSGKVLAEKNADARRDPASLTKMMTSYVIGQAVKAGKIHQDDLVTVGQDAWATGNPVFRGSSLMFLKPGDRVPVSQLTRGIVLQSGNDACVAMADYVAGSQDAFVGLMNNYVKALGLQNTHFQTVHGLDADGQYSSARDMALIGQALIRDVPEEYAVYKEKEFTFNNIRQMNRNGLLWDTSLNVDGIKTGHTNSAGYNLVASATEGQMRLISAVLGGHTYKGREVESKKLLTWGFRFFETVAPLKAGKEFASEPVWFGNSDRVQLGVSKDMYLTIPRGRMKDLKASYVLSNTELHAPLQKNQAVGTINFQLDGKTIEQRPLVVLNEVPEGGFFSRIVDYIKLMFHHWFG, from the coding sequence ATGAATACGCTGAAAACCTGTCACTATTTTAAGCGCCTGGCGGCGGGCACCGTGATTGCCCTGAGCCTGAGTCAGGCCGCGCTGGCTGAAGATATTAATCTTAAAACCATGATCCCTGGCGTACCGGATATTGACGCAGAAGCGTATATCCTGATCGACTATAACTCAGGGAAAGTTCTTGCTGAAAAGAATGCGGATGCGCGTCGCGATCCGGCCAGCCTGACAAAAATGATGACCAGTTATGTTATCGGTCAGGCAGTGAAAGCAGGCAAAATCCATCAGGACGATCTGGTTACCGTGGGCCAGGATGCCTGGGCGACCGGCAACCCGGTGTTCCGTGGCTCTTCGCTGATGTTCCTGAAGCCGGGCGATCGCGTACCGGTTTCCCAGCTGACGCGCGGTATCGTGCTGCAGTCCGGCAATGACGCCTGCGTCGCGATGGCGGACTATGTGGCGGGCAGTCAGGATGCGTTTGTCGGCCTGATGAACAACTACGTTAAAGCGCTGGGCTTGCAGAATACGCATTTCCAGACGGTGCACGGGCTGGATGCCGATGGGCAATACAGTTCCGCGCGCGATATGGCGCTGATTGGCCAGGCGCTGATCCGCGACGTGCCGGAAGAGTATGCAGTCTATAAAGAAAAAGAGTTTACCTTTAACAATATTCGTCAGATGAACCGTAACGGTCTGCTGTGGGATACCAGCCTGAACGTCGACGGCATCAAAACCGGTCATACCAACTCTGCCGGTTATAACCTGGTCGCCTCTGCCACCGAAGGCCAGATGCGTCTGATCTCGGCAGTACTGGGCGGTCACACCTATAAAGGCCGTGAAGTTGAAAGTAAAAAGCTGTTAACCTGGGGCTTTCGCTTCTTTGAAACCGTCGCGCCGTTGAAAGCCGGAAAAGAGTTCGCTTCGGAGCCGGTATGGTTTGGCAATAGCGATCGCGTGCAGCTTGGCGTGAGCAAGGATATGTATCTGACCATCCCGCGCGGCCGGATGAAAGATCTGAAGGCCAGCTATGTGCTAAGCAATACGGAACTGCATGCGCCGCTGCAGAAAAACCAGGCGGTCGGCACCATTAACTTCCAGCTGGACGGCAAAACCATCGAACAGCGTCCACTGGTAGTATTGAACGAAGTGCCGGAAGGCGGTTTCTTCAGCCGTATCGTGGATTATATTAAGCTGATGTTCCACCACTGGTTCGGTTAA
- the rlpA gene encoding endolytic peptidoglycan transglycosylase RlpA, producing MRKDWLWVGAASLLLAACTTPTEQQAPAVQQPAYNGPVVEIGGVEPRYEPINPATSQDYSVNGKTWRIIKDPSNYSETGLAGWYGDQTNGMRTAIGETFDQEALTAAHPTLPLPSYVRVTNLANGRQLVVRVNDRGPYTPGRIIDLSRAAGDRLNISNNTRVRVDYIKVAPDGSLSGPGTIGTVVAKQSYALPSRPDIGGGMMVMGGSAAAGQPTVSEQPQDVHPVDNSTLTSDNAMGAPVRSSGFLGAPTPLHAGVLEGSEPENPTAAPTPAPANAPAAAAASPAAAGNYVVQVGALSDADRAQQWADKLKSQFGVPGSVARSGKLYRVQLGPFASRPQAAALQQRLIGEANQQSFITVIQSGM from the coding sequence ATGCGTAAGGATTGGCTTTGGGTGGGTGCGGCTTCGCTGCTGCTTGCCGCCTGTACAACTCCCACAGAACAGCAGGCGCCCGCTGTGCAGCAGCCCGCTTATAATGGTCCGGTAGTTGAAATCGGCGGCGTCGAGCCGCGCTATGAGCCGATAAATCCGGCCACCAGTCAGGATTACAGCGTTAACGGTAAAACCTGGCGGATTATAAAAGATCCGTCGAACTACAGCGAAACCGGACTGGCCGGCTGGTATGGCGATCAGACGAACGGCATGCGTACCGCTATCGGTGAAACCTTCGATCAGGAAGCGTTGACCGCGGCGCACCCTACCCTGCCGCTGCCCAGCTATGTGCGGGTCACCAACCTGGCCAACGGTCGGCAGCTGGTGGTACGCGTTAACGATCGCGGCCCTTATACCCCAGGCCGCATTATTGACCTGTCACGCGCAGCTGGCGATCGGCTGAATATCTCCAACAATACCCGGGTACGCGTCGATTATATTAAAGTCGCGCCGGACGGTTCGCTTTCCGGCCCCGGCACCATCGGCACCGTGGTCGCCAAACAGAGCTACGCCTTGCCGTCGCGCCCCGACATCGGCGGCGGGATGATGGTAATGGGCGGCTCCGCAGCCGCAGGGCAGCCAACCGTGTCCGAACAGCCGCAGGATGTGCATCCGGTTGATAACAGTACCCTGACCAGCGATAACGCCATGGGAGCGCCGGTACGCAGCAGCGGTTTTCTGGGCGCGCCGACGCCGCTCCATGCGGGCGTGCTGGAAGGCAGCGAGCCAGAGAACCCGACAGCAGCCCCTACGCCGGCACCAGCCAACGCGCCTGCAGCCGCAGCCGCTTCTCCGGCGGCAGCCGGGAATTATGTAGTTCAGGTTGGCGCGCTCAGCGATGCCGATCGGGCGCAACAGTGGGCTGATAAGTTGAAATCGCAGTTTGGCGTGCCGGGTTCGGTAGCCCGCAGCGGTAAACTCTATCGCGTACAGCTGGGGCCGTTCGCTTCCCGCCCGCAGGCGGCAGCGCTACAGCAACGGCTGATCGGCGAAGCCAACCAGCAATCCTTTATTACCGTGATTCAAAGCGGCATGTAA
- the mrdB gene encoding peptidoglycan glycosyltransferase MrdB (rod shape-determining protein RodA), which produces MNDSPQKKSIWTKIHIDPLFLIIISCLLIYSAFVMWSASGQDPGMMERKIGQIFMGLAVMVAMAQVPPRVYEGWAPYLYVVCVILLIAVDAFGHISKGAQRWLDLGVVRFQPSEIAKIAVPLMVARFINRDICPPTLKNTGIALVLIFVPTLLVAAQPDLGTSILIAASGLFVLFLSGMSWKLIGVAVVLVAAFIPVLWFFLMHDYQRDRVMMLLDPESDPLGAGYHIIQSKIAIGSGGLRGKGWLHGTQSQLEFLPERHTDFIFAVLAEELGLVGVLILLALYLLLIMRGLVIAARAQTTFGRVMAGGLMLILFVYVFVNIGMVSGILPVVGVPLPLVSYGGSALIVLMAGFGIVMSIHTHRKLLSKSV; this is translated from the coding sequence ATGAACGATAGTCCGCAAAAAAAATCGATCTGGACCAAGATTCATATCGATCCGCTGTTTTTAATTATTATTTCCTGCTTGTTGATCTACAGCGCTTTTGTCATGTGGAGCGCCAGCGGTCAGGATCCGGGAATGATGGAACGTAAAATCGGCCAGATTTTTATGGGCCTGGCGGTCATGGTGGCGATGGCGCAGGTGCCGCCGCGCGTCTATGAAGGCTGGGCGCCCTATCTGTATGTGGTTTGCGTGATACTGCTGATTGCGGTAGACGCCTTCGGCCATATCAGTAAAGGGGCGCAACGCTGGCTTGATTTAGGGGTTGTGCGCTTTCAGCCTTCGGAAATCGCTAAAATAGCCGTCCCGCTGATGGTGGCGCGTTTTATCAACCGCGATATCTGTCCGCCCACCTTAAAGAATACCGGCATTGCGCTGGTGCTGATTTTTGTGCCGACCCTGCTGGTGGCCGCGCAGCCCGATCTCGGCACCTCGATTCTGATTGCCGCCTCCGGCCTGTTCGTGCTGTTTCTCTCCGGGATGAGCTGGAAGCTGATTGGCGTGGCCGTCGTGCTGGTCGCCGCCTTTATCCCGGTGCTGTGGTTTTTCCTGATGCATGACTATCAGCGGGATCGCGTGATGATGCTGCTCGACCCGGAAAGCGATCCGCTGGGCGCCGGTTACCATATTATTCAGTCTAAAATCGCGATCGGCTCTGGCGGCCTGCGCGGCAAAGGCTGGCTGCATGGTACCCAGTCACAGCTGGAGTTCCTGCCGGAGCGTCATACCGATTTTATTTTCGCCGTACTGGCCGAGGAGCTGGGACTGGTTGGCGTGCTGATCCTGCTGGCGCTTTACCTGCTGCTGATTATGCGCGGCCTGGTTATCGCCGCGCGCGCCCAGACCACGTTTGGTCGGGTGATGGCCGGCGGCCTGATGCTGATTTTGTTTGTGTACGTTTTCGTTAATATCGGCATGGTAAGTGGTATCTTACCGGTGGTTGGCGTTCCTTTACCGCTGGTCAGCTACGGTGGTTCGGCGCTGATTGTACTGATGGCTGGATTTGGCATCGTTATGTCAATTCACACACACCGAAAATTATTGTCTAAAAGCGTTTAA